The nucleotide sequence GCGGCTGATCATCAAAAACGGTGATGGCACAGTCAATGAGATTCCGCTTATCAAAGTTGACCGTGTTGTTGTGCTGGGTCGCGTCCATTTGACCACAGGCGCGATCAATACGCTGCTCAGTAACGGCATTGACACCACGTTCTTGAGCAGCCGCGGCCAACTGCGCGGGCGGCTGACGGCGCTCGAATCGAAAAATGCCCCATTACGCCTGAAACAATACGAACGCGCTTCTGACCCTTCGTTCTGCTATGAGGTGGCTCGTCGTATTGTCCGTTCCAAGATCACCAGCAGCTTGCGCGTGGTCATGCGCTACGAGCGCAACCATCCTGAAGCCGATTTTCAAGCCCAGATGCGCGAACTGGAGCGCACCTTGCTCTCCGGCCTGCGCGCTGAAACGCTTGATGGATTGCGCGGCATCGAAGGCCACGCCGCCGCCATTTACTTTGCCACCTACGGCCAAATGTTTCGCGGCCCACTCCGCTTCCATAAGCGCAGCCGCCGCCCACCGCTGGACCCGGTCAACGCCGTCCTCTCGTTCGGCTACACGTTGCTCACAGCGGAAGCTATCGGCATCGTCTCAGCCGTTGGCTTTGATCCCTATATCGGTTTCTTTCACGCGATGGAGTATGGCCGTTGCTCGCTGGCGCTGGACCTGATCGAAGAGTTTCGCGCCGCCATCATTGATCGAATGGCTCTGACCTTGTTCAATAACCAAATCCTGACGCCGGAAGACTTCCATGCTGTCGAAACCGGCGGCATCTGGCTTAATGAACAAGGGCGAAAGCGCTTCCTCGCCGAATACGACCGCACCATGGCTCGTAAGTTCGTCAGCCGTCATACCGGCCATCAAACCACCTTTCGCCGCTTGATGCTCAATCAAGCTGAGCGATTGGCCCGTACCGTGCAATTTAACGAACCCTACGAGCCTTACGAGGCTGAACATTAATCCGAACGTGGCTCGTGGCTCGCTCCACGCTTCGCTGTTGATGACTGACAAGCCACCGGCCACCAACAGAGATTGGAAATCGAGGAGAGATATTGAGCATCACAGCTTGAAATCGTGAGTCGGATCATGGATCACAGACCCACAGATCACGAACCACGACCCACGGATCACGGACGACGAATCCCGGACCACGGATCACGAGTCACAGCCCACGAATCCCAGATCACGAATCATGCCGATCAAACGCATCATGTTCTACATTATCAGCTACGACATCGCCGACGACAAACGCCGCGTGGAAGTAGCCAAAACATTAGAAGGCTTCGGGTCCCGCGTGCAGTACAGCGTATTTGAGTGCCTGTTGACTCAGGATCAATTCGACGTGCTCATGCGCCGGCTCTCGGCACTAATTGACCAGACGACGGATTCACTCCGCTCCTATCGGCTCTGCAACGCCTGCGTGGACGAAATTGTGCTCAAGGGCCGCGGCGAGGTTACCCAGGATGAAGATGTCTACGTCTATTGATGCCTTTTCTGCTCAGCGCCTGCTTGGCCTAGCGGCGACCTCGGCCGCTCAGTTTTCGCGCTCTTTATCGGTACTGTACGGCTCATCGCAGCTTGGCTACGTTGTTGCGCCGCCTGGCTAATCACTAGATTATAATGGACTTGTCGGTTCTATCTGGCGCCTCCTTAAATATCGCTTGCCTTGGCATCCCATTTTGTTGTATAAGAAGGGGGGTTATCACAAATCACGTATCTGCTGTTTGACAAATGAATTAGCGAGTTTTTGAGGGCCTTTCAGTGGCACTTTTAGCTGTTGAAAAATGTCGTCCAAGGGGGGGTTATCACTGGAGGCTTGCAAGTTGTTGAAAATAAAGGGCCGAAAATGGGCACAGTCGGAAAACAGGACTCGCTTCAAAGAGGATTGCGACTGATAATATAATACTCCCCGTCCCACGTGACCATTGCGGGGTCGGAAAACAGGACTCGCTTCAAAGAGGATTGCGACCGTTGAGGCGGAAGGTTACCCGCACTTCGTCACGTGGGAGTCGGAAAACAGGACTCGCTTCAAAGAGGATTGCGACG is from Blastocatellia bacterium and encodes:
- the cas2 gene encoding CRISPR-associated endonuclease Cas2, which produces MPIKRIMFYIISYDIADDKRRVEVAKTLEGFGSRVQYSVFECLLTQDQFDVLMRRLSALIDQTTDSLRSYRLCNACVDEIVLKGRGEVTQDEDVYVY
- the cas1 gene encoding CRISPR-associated endonuclease Cas1; translation: MTTLYLTEQGSTLQRQNERLIIKNGDGTVNEIPLIKVDRVVVLGRVHLTTGAINTLLSNGIDTTFLSSRGQLRGRLTALESKNAPLRLKQYERASDPSFCYEVARRIVRSKITSSLRVVMRYERNHPEADFQAQMRELERTLLSGLRAETLDGLRGIEGHAAAIYFATYGQMFRGPLRFHKRSRRPPLDPVNAVLSFGYTLLTAEAIGIVSAVGFDPYIGFFHAMEYGRCSLALDLIEEFRAAIIDRMALTLFNNQILTPEDFHAVETGGIWLNEQGRKRFLAEYDRTMARKFVSRHTGHQTTFRRLMLNQAERLARTVQFNEPYEPYEAEH